A region of Saccharococcus thermophilus DNA encodes the following proteins:
- a CDS encoding ABC transporter ATP-binding protein — translation MILEAVELTKQFKQMKAVNGVNLFLERGEIVGLLGPNGAGKSTTISMVSTLIPPTSGDVRFNNESVLKNPTKLRKVLGMVPQEIALYTELSAKENLYFFGRMYRLSGASLQKKVDEILEQIGLTERQNDLVKHFSGGMKRRLNIGVALLHEPEFIIMDEPTVGIDPQSRNYILETVKRLNQEKQMTVLYTSHYMEEVEFLCDRIYIMDKGNIIASGTKEEIKNILSSENTVQIKVERVHEPFIDALRAEPIINRVTVQDRSITILTPKEVNVFNMLFKLAEKTDTVLTSVEIQTPTLEDVFLHLTGRALRD, via the coding sequence ATGATATTAGAAGCGGTAGAATTAACGAAACAGTTTAAACAAATGAAAGCGGTGAATGGCGTTAACTTATTTTTAGAAAGAGGAGAAATTGTAGGATTGTTAGGTCCAAACGGAGCTGGCAAATCCACAACGATTTCCATGGTCTCTACTTTAATTCCACCCACAAGCGGGGATGTCCGCTTTAACAACGAGAGCGTCCTCAAAAACCCAACGAAATTAAGAAAGGTATTGGGAATGGTTCCGCAGGAAATTGCTTTATACACTGAGTTGTCTGCAAAAGAAAATTTATATTTTTTCGGAAGAATGTATCGCTTATCAGGTGCGAGCTTACAAAAGAAAGTGGATGAAATATTGGAACAAATTGGTTTAACTGAACGGCAAAACGATTTAGTGAAACATTTTTCTGGCGGAATGAAAAGAAGATTAAATATCGGAGTCGCGCTTTTGCATGAACCGGAATTTATTATTATGGACGAACCGACTGTCGGTATTGACCCTCAGTCAAGAAATTATATTTTGGAAACGGTCAAACGATTGAATCAAGAGAAACAAATGACCGTTTTATATACGAGCCATTACATGGAAGAAGTCGAATTTTTATGTGACCGGATTTACATTATGGATAAAGGCAATATTATCGCATCTGGTACAAAAGAAGAAATCAAAAATATTTTATCATCCGAAAATACCGTTCAAATAAAAGTAGAAAGGGTTCACGAGCCATTTATTGACGCGTTGCGCGCGGAACCAATCATTAACCGTGTAACCGTCCAAGATCGATCGATTACCATTTTAACTCCTAAAGAAGTAAATGTATTCAATATGTTATTTAAGTTAGCCGAAAAGACTGACACCGTTTT
- a CDS encoding response regulator: MFNILLVEDQALVRQGLKMMIEQDPQLKVVAEAENGLEALHEMEQHIIDIVIMDIRMPVMNGLEATRKMKERWPDVKILILTTFNDDEYAVQALKDGANGFLLKTAEQQKLIQAIYSCMKGGMTIHEDVAAKMMPKLLQKSKQAHVDIPLSPRELIITKLVGEGKTNKEIAAELHLSVGTVKNHITQILQKLQLRDRTQLAIYAIKHDITS, encoded by the coding sequence GTGTTTAACATTTTACTTGTAGAAGATCAAGCGCTTGTCAGACAAGGATTAAAAATGATGATTGAACAGGATCCGCAACTAAAAGTCGTCGCAGAAGCGGAAAATGGATTAGAAGCACTGCACGAAATGGAACAACATATTATCGATATCGTTATTATGGACATCCGCATGCCTGTGATGAACGGATTGGAAGCAACAAGGAAAATGAAAGAGCGATGGCCGGATGTCAAAATTTTAATTTTAACTACTTTCAATGATGATGAATATGCTGTGCAGGCATTGAAAGATGGGGCCAATGGATTTTTATTGAAAACAGCTGAACAACAAAAACTGATTCAAGCGATATATAGCTGTATGAAAGGCGGAATGACCATCCATGAAGATGTCGCGGCAAAAATGATGCCAAAACTATTACAAAAATCGAAACAAGCCCATGTTGACATTCCTCTATCCCCTCGTGAACTCATCATTACAAAATTAGTAGGAGAAGGAAAAACGAACAAAGAAATTGCGGCAGAGCTTCATTTATCCGTCGGAACAGTAAAAAATCATATTACACAAATCCTCCAAAAACTTCAGCTGCGCGATCGCACCCAGCTTGCCATTTATGCCATTAAACATGATATTACCTCATAA
- a CDS encoding sensor histidine kinase has protein sequence MYSLLLFLYIYLEAIFQLPIKKFRLLTIITFLCSAMIIIGLKSGEMEWLIAFILFSIISALLNEYVLERKEQREIYEQLLGEYRRLKRLHYETERSARLEERTRIAREIHDSVGHKLTALLMQLEMLSIKEPKQEYEQLKRLVRDSLEETRQAVKALKTEENEGIASVLQLIRKLESESHIMVHFTTKQGVLSTKISNQLSVVLYRVIQEALTNAMRHSHSREVFVVLGKSAVGDIHFSIKNRIFEPKPFQMGFGLTSMKERVEEAGGTLHIFQTDDEFIVQGTIPVKEGHRV, from the coding sequence ATGTATAGTCTTTTATTATTTTTATACATTTATTTAGAAGCAATTTTTCAACTGCCGATAAAAAAATTCCGCTTATTGACCATCATTACGTTTCTGTGTTCAGCAATGATCATTATTGGCTTAAAAAGCGGAGAAATGGAATGGCTCATCGCTTTCATTCTTTTTTCGATCATCTCTGCTCTATTAAACGAATATGTGTTGGAAAGAAAAGAGCAACGAGAAATTTATGAACAGTTATTAGGAGAATACCGGCGTTTAAAACGTTTGCATTATGAAACAGAACGATCTGCAAGATTGGAAGAACGAACAAGAATTGCCCGTGAAATTCACGATTCCGTAGGGCATAAATTAACCGCCCTTCTTATGCAGCTAGAAATGTTGTCCATCAAAGAACCGAAACAAGAATACGAGCAATTAAAACGTTTAGTTCGTGATAGTTTAGAGGAAACAAGACAAGCCGTAAAAGCGTTAAAAACAGAAGAAAATGAAGGAATTGCCTCTGTGCTTCAATTGATTCGAAAATTAGAATCGGAAAGTCATATTATGGTTCACTTTACAACGAAACAAGGGGTGCTATCTACGAAAATTTCCAATCAACTTAGTGTTGTGCTATATCGCGTCATTCAAGAAGCATTGACAAATGCAATGAGGCATTCCCATTCAAGAGAAGTATTTGTCGTATTAGGAAAATCAGCAGTGGGTGATATTCATTTTTCTATTAAAAACCGTATTTTTGAGCCGAAACCTTTTCAAATGGGGTTTGGTTTAACGAGCATGAAAGAACGTGTAGAGGAAGCCGGAGGAACTCTGCACATTTTCCAAACCGATGATGAATTTATTGTTCAAGGAACGATTCCAGTAAAGGAGGGTCATCGTGTTTAA
- a CDS encoding IS982 family transposase yields MQEHFHFTTDRVKLQKQYASILLFVSAQLSSIQIHLQRRNRHLLKQKDEVIITIHVLGKLLGFTSERAWHRFVIGNLFPKALFPERSRYNRRCRALSFAIKWIRHQLAKRGQHHAYAVVDSLPIELCHSARMHRVKRFRGIADIGYCASKRITFYGLKLHLQVTDQGLPMGYVVTEASCHDRVAAETVMTQIPHPYNLGDKGYISQKLQKKLYEEHRVAFWTPVRKNQRIRQSDAWKQWMKRKRKVVETVFSILVDSYRITEIRANSVSGFETALDGILLAYSLVVLGLVEC; encoded by the coding sequence ATGCAAGAGCACTTTCATTTTACAACAGATCGTGTCAAACTTCAAAAACAATATGCATCGATTTTGCTTTTTGTATCGGCTCAACTATCGAGTATCCAGATTCATCTTCAACGTCGAAATCGTCATTTGTTGAAACAGAAAGACGAAGTCATCATCACCATCCATGTCCTTGGAAAGTTGTTGGGCTTCACTTCCGAACGGGCTTGGCACCGGTTTGTGATTGGGAATTTGTTTCCCAAGGCCTTGTTCCCTGAGCGTTCTCGGTACAACCGTCGCTGCCGAGCGCTTAGCTTTGCGATCAAGTGGATTCGACACCAGTTGGCCAAGCGCGGGCAACACCATGCGTATGCGGTCGTGGACAGCTTGCCGATCGAGCTGTGTCATTCAGCTCGAATGCATCGCGTCAAACGATTCCGTGGAATTGCCGATATTGGCTATTGTGCTTCCAAAAGGATCACTTTCTATGGGTTGAAACTTCACCTGCAGGTCACCGACCAAGGGCTTCCGATGGGATATGTTGTCACCGAAGCGTCTTGTCACGACCGGGTGGCCGCTGAAACCGTCATGACGCAAATTCCACATCCGTATAACCTCGGTGACAAAGGGTATATCAGCCAAAAGCTGCAAAAGAAGCTGTACGAAGAGCACCGGGTCGCTTTTTGGACGCCCGTTCGAAAAAATCAGCGAATTCGCCAATCGGACGCATGGAAACAGTGGATGAAGCGAAAACGTAAAGTGGTGGAAACCGTGTTTTCGATTTTAGTCGATTCGTATCGGATCACCGAGATTCGAGCGAACTCGGTTTCTGGATTTGAAACGGCGCTGGATGGTATTTTACTGGCTTACTCCCTTGTTGTTCTTGGGCTAGTTGAGTGTTAA
- the dhaK gene encoding dihydroxyacetone kinase subunit DhaK: MKKLINNPNQVVNDMLEGMVAAYRNRVRRLPGTNVIVRNDAPVKGKVGIVSGGGSGHEPAHAGYVGKGMLDAAVCGEVFTSPTPDQVLEAIKAVDSGKGVLLIIKNYTGDVMNFEMAAELAEAEGIRVAKVIVNDDVAVEDSTFTTGRRGIAGTVFVHKIAGALAERGASLEEIEAAAKKVVQNVRSMGMALTPCTVPAAGKPGFELGENEIEVGIGIHGEPGIEKTTIKTADEIAETLLNKIFDDMKLEKGDRVAVMINGLGATPLMELYIVNKKVSETLEEKQIHVHETFVGEYMTSLEMAGCSISLFKLDDSLIELLDAPADTIALKK; the protein is encoded by the coding sequence ATGAAAAAACTAATCAACAACCCAAATCAAGTCGTCAACGATATGTTAGAAGGAATGGTAGCGGCTTATCGCAATCGAGTGAGACGGCTGCCGGGTACAAATGTGATTGTAAGAAATGATGCTCCAGTAAAAGGAAAAGTCGGAATCGTAAGCGGCGGCGGCAGCGGACATGAACCGGCGCATGCGGGCTATGTCGGCAAAGGAATGTTAGATGCGGCGGTATGCGGGGAAGTGTTCACCTCACCGACACCTGACCAAGTGCTAGAGGCCATCAAAGCGGTCGATAGCGGGAAAGGCGTATTGCTTATTATCAAAAATTACACGGGAGACGTGATGAATTTTGAAATGGCCGCGGAGTTGGCCGAAGCAGAAGGAATTCGTGTTGCAAAAGTTATTGTAAATGACGACGTAGCGGTGGAAGACAGCACGTTTACGACAGGGCGGCGCGGCATCGCGGGAACGGTGTTCGTTCATAAAATCGCAGGGGCGCTGGCGGAACGCGGCGCATCGCTTGAAGAAATCGAGGCGGCGGCGAAAAAGGTGGTGCAAAACGTTCGCTCCATGGGGATGGCGCTTACTCCATGCACCGTGCCAGCAGCGGGAAAACCTGGCTTTGAACTTGGAGAAAACGAAATCGAAGTCGGCATCGGTATTCACGGCGAACCGGGAATTGAAAAAACAACGATCAAAACAGCGGATGAAATTGCGGAAACGTTGTTGAACAAAATTTTCGATGACATGAAACTAGAAAAAGGCGATCGCGTCGCGGTGATGATTAACGGGCTTGGCGCGACACCGTTGATGGAATTATATATTGTCAACAAGAAAGTTTCGGAGACGTTGGAAGAAAAACAAATTCACGTCCATGAAACATTTGTTGGAGAATATATGACCTCGCTGGAAATGGCCGGCTGTTCAATATCGCTATTCAAATTGGATGATTCCTTGATCGAATTGCTAGATGCGCCTGCGGATACGATTGCGTTGAAAAAATAA
- the dhaL gene encoding dihydroxyacetone kinase subunit DhaL: MAFGVEQAKRWISIANDHIQQQKQYLTELDQAIGDGDHGLNMARGFQEVVEKIASANYEDLGSLFKDISMTLIAKVGGASGPLYGTAFLKMSLALAGKKEADDKELIAALEAALDGIKARGKANVGEKTMVDVWEPIMEFLREKGSIQAKEAALLAKEKMEHTKDLEAKKGRAAYLGKRSIGHIDPGSASSYLLFAALAEALEG; this comes from the coding sequence ATGGCGTTTGGCGTGGAACAGGCAAAACGATGGATAAGCATCGCAAACGATCACATTCAGCAACAAAAACAATATTTAACGGAGCTCGATCAAGCAATCGGCGATGGAGACCACGGGCTAAATATGGCGCGGGGATTTCAAGAAGTAGTTGAAAAAATTGCTTCTGCCAATTACGAAGATCTCGGCTCGCTTTTCAAAGATATAAGCATGACGCTAATCGCGAAAGTTGGAGGAGCTTCAGGACCGCTATACGGCACTGCCTTTTTAAAAATGTCGCTGGCGCTCGCGGGAAAAAAGGAAGCGGATGATAAGGAGCTGATCGCAGCGTTAGAAGCGGCGCTAGACGGAATCAAAGCGCGCGGAAAAGCAAACGTCGGCGAGAAAACGATGGTGGACGTATGGGAGCCGATCATGGAATTTTTGCGGGAGAAAGGAAGCATACAAGCGAAAGAAGCAGCGCTTCTCGCGAAAGAAAAAATGGAACATACAAAAGATCTCGAGGCGAAAAAAGGCCGCGCCGCTTATTTAGGAAAAAGATCGATCGGCCACATCGATCCAGGTTCGGCTTCTTCGTATTTATTGTTTGCCGCTTTAGCGGAAGCGCTCGAGGGATAA
- the dhaM gene encoding dihydroxyacetone kinase phosphoryl donor subunit DhaM, which yields MKYVSLVLISHSEEIVNGLKKLLNQVQPDVNIAVAGGNDGEIGTNAFRIKEAIESVFSENGVVILFDLGSALMNAELAIEMLEKTDRIAIADAPLVEGAYIAAVEAGLGKSLDEVVRACEQAKQMVKVARSEAE from the coding sequence ATGAAGTATGTCAGCCTTGTATTAATTTCGCACAGCGAAGAAATTGTAAACGGTTTAAAAAAACTATTAAATCAAGTCCAGCCCGATGTCAACATCGCAGTTGCGGGAGGGAATGACGGAGAGATCGGAACAAACGCTTTCCGCATCAAAGAAGCGATTGAATCCGTTTTTTCGGAAAACGGGGTTGTCATTCTGTTTGATTTAGGAAGCGCTTTGATGAACGCGGAATTGGCGATCGAGATGCTAGAAAAAACGGATCGTATCGCCATCGCTGATGCTCCGTTGGTGGAAGGAGCGTATATCGCCGCCGTGGAAGCGGGATTGGGAAAATCGCTTGATGAAGTCGTCCGCGCGTGCGAACAGGCGAAGCAGATGGTGAAAGTGGCACGTTCAGAGGCTGAATGA
- a CDS encoding LysR family transcriptional regulator, with the protein MELRQLQYFVEVAKREHVSEAAEALHVAQSAISRQIANLEAELGVQLFEREGRNVKLTPVGRHFLPHVETALKAIEYAKQQIEEYLDPERGTIKIGFPTSLASHTMPMVISAFKEEHPNVAFHLRQGSYRYLIDAVKKREIDLAFLGPVPTGEMGIKGEILFSEPFAALLPSTHPLAKRSSLVLNELRNDPFVTFPEGYILHQIVLDACHQAGFSPVISSEGEDLDAIKGLVSAGIGVTLLPESAFYETVLRFAVKVPIEMPQVKRNVGIIISDHHELAPSVKVFYRFVKDFFAQLERYQ; encoded by the coding sequence ATGGAGCTGAGACAGCTGCAATATTTCGTGGAGGTAGCGAAGCGAGAACACGTTTCCGAAGCGGCGGAAGCGCTGCATGTCGCCCAATCCGCCATCAGCCGGCAAATTGCAAATTTGGAAGCAGAACTTGGCGTCCAATTGTTTGAGCGGGAAGGGCGAAACGTCAAACTCACCCCGGTTGGCCGCCATTTTTTGCCGCACGTCGAGACGGCGCTCAAAGCGATTGAATACGCCAAGCAGCAAATCGAAGAATATTTGGATCCCGAGCGCGGAACGATCAAAATCGGTTTTCCGACGAGCCTCGCGAGCCATACGATGCCGATGGTCATCTCCGCCTTTAAAGAAGAGCATCCAAACGTGGCGTTCCACCTGCGGCAAGGGTCCTATCGCTACTTAATCGATGCCGTGAAAAAACGGGAAATCGATTTGGCGTTTCTCGGGCCTGTTCCTACTGGAGAAATGGGGATTAAAGGAGAAATTTTATTTTCGGAACCGTTTGCCGCGCTGCTGCCGAGCACCCATCCGCTCGCCAAGCGAAGCAGTTTAGTATTAAACGAGCTGCGCAACGATCCGTTCGTCACGTTTCCAGAAGGGTATATTTTGCATCAAATTGTGCTCGATGCCTGCCATCAGGCCGGATTTTCCCCGGTCATCTCGTCAGAAGGAGAAGATTTGGATGCGATCAAAGGACTTGTCTCGGCGGGAATCGGCGTCACCCTGCTTCCGGAAAGCGCCTTCTATGAAACGGTATTGCGCTTTGCCGTCAAAGTGCCGATCGAAATGCCGCAAGTCAAGCGAAACGTCGGCATTATCATCTCCGACCATCATGAACTGGCGCCGTCAGTCAAAGTGTTTTATCGGTTTGTGAAAGACTTTTTCGCCCAGTTGGAGCGGTATCAGTAA
- a CDS encoding IS1634 family transposase yields the protein MNVQVKKVYRNSYLNIISALFKKLGLPQLIDHLVPVDPQCQTRVSDAVQAILYNVFDGRQALVHLEHWAQEVDCEKLIRPDLHPSWLNDDALARHLDRLYEAGIHNVISTCLIHIYRKEGLSLRAFHADTTDKTVYGAYESASLEALQITHGYNRHHRWQKQIGFGLVGNEDGIPFYGDVHDGNLPDKTWNPEVLSRVHEQLKQAKIEDEWIYVADSAAMTKETLAQTKAANAFLITRGPSSLRIVKTALAEADAEDTTWSDPFTLAERNGATYRVWETASTYEGHPVRLIVVESSALDQRKGKTLEKERTKEAELLREEQARWERHPFSCREDAEQALASLKASLRPRFHRVEAAVEEIVRLKKRRGRPKKGAEPEVETLYFLHLDVEFDQDAWEQARRKASRFVLVTTVPKEWKGQPMDAQEILKLYKGQISVEMNFAFLKDPFFTDEIYVKKPERVAVLGYLFLLALAIYRVFQRRVRQFITPEHPLKGPGGRKLTRPTGQAIFQLFQYVNVVLFKLPDGRIQRSLDRSLTPDQRRILQGLGMDESIYV from the coding sequence ATGAACGTTCAAGTCAAAAAGGTCTATCGCAATTCTTATTTGAATATAATAAGTGCCCTATTCAAGAAACTGGGTCTGCCTCAATTGATTGACCATCTCGTGCCCGTCGATCCGCAGTGCCAAACGCGAGTCAGCGATGCCGTTCAGGCCATCCTCTACAATGTGTTTGACGGCCGGCAAGCCCTTGTTCACTTGGAACATTGGGCTCAGGAGGTCGATTGTGAGAAACTCATCCGTCCCGATCTCCATCCTTCCTGGTTGAACGACGATGCGTTGGCCCGTCATCTCGATCGCCTGTATGAGGCTGGCATTCACAACGTCATCAGCACTTGCTTGATTCATATTTATCGAAAAGAAGGCCTTTCCCTCCGAGCCTTCCACGCCGATACGACGGACAAGACCGTTTACGGCGCGTATGAATCGGCCTCGTTAGAGGCCTTACAAATCACACATGGCTACAACCGCCATCATCGTTGGCAAAAACAGATCGGTTTCGGACTGGTCGGCAACGAGGACGGCATCCCGTTTTACGGCGATGTGCACGATGGCAACCTGCCCGATAAAACATGGAATCCCGAGGTGCTGTCTCGTGTCCATGAACAGCTGAAGCAGGCCAAAATCGAAGACGAATGGATTTACGTGGCCGATTCCGCCGCGATGACGAAAGAGACCCTGGCGCAAACCAAAGCGGCCAACGCCTTTTTGATCACCAGAGGCCCTTCGTCGCTCCGGATCGTGAAAACCGCGCTGGCCGAAGCGGATGCTGAGGACACGACGTGGAGCGATCCCTTTACGTTGGCGGAGAGAAACGGCGCCACGTACCGGGTATGGGAAACGGCCTCGACGTATGAAGGCCACCCCGTTCGGCTGATCGTTGTTGAATCGAGCGCGCTCGACCAGCGAAAAGGAAAGACGCTTGAAAAAGAACGAACCAAAGAAGCGGAGCTTCTTCGCGAGGAACAAGCCCGTTGGGAGCGTCACCCCTTCTCCTGCCGGGAAGATGCCGAACAAGCCTTGGCGTCCCTCAAGGCGTCCCTTCGCCCCCGGTTTCATCGGGTTGAGGCCGCGGTCGAAGAGATCGTACGCCTGAAAAAACGGCGCGGACGGCCGAAAAAAGGGGCGGAACCCGAGGTGGAGACGCTGTATTTCTTGCACCTTGACGTCGAATTCGACCAAGACGCGTGGGAACAGGCGAGACGGAAAGCGTCCCGGTTTGTCCTTGTCACGACCGTTCCGAAGGAATGGAAGGGCCAACCCATGGATGCCCAAGAGATCTTGAAGCTGTATAAAGGGCAGATCTCGGTGGAAATGAACTTCGCTTTTTTGAAAGATCCGTTTTTCACGGATGAGATTTACGTCAAAAAACCAGAACGGGTCGCAGTATTAGGCTATTTGTTTCTGTTGGCCTTGGCTATTTACCGCGTTTTTCAGCGCCGAGTGCGTCAGTTTATTACTCCAGAACACCCGTTGAAGGGTCCTGGAGGCCGCAAGCTGACCCGGCCGACGGGACAGGCGATTTTTCAGCTGTTTCAATATGTGAACGTCGTCCTGTTCAAGCTGCCGGATGGGCGCATCCAACGCTCACTGGATCGCTCCCTTACCCCTGATCAGCGAAGGATTCTGCAGGGATTGGGCATGGATGAGAGCATCTACGTGTAA
- a CDS encoding FeoA family protein: protein MVLTDLQQGQQAVITNLAVANEVVRQRLLHMGMHEGEKVCVKCVMPFGGPVMVEVDGQYICLRRKEAACIGVR from the coding sequence ATGGTTTTGACTGATCTTCAACAAGGGCAACAGGCCGTTATTACAAATCTAGCAGTAGCCAATGAAGTAGTGAGACAACGTCTTCTTCATATGGGGATGCATGAAGGAGAAAAAGTTTGCGTGAAATGCGTCATGCCGTTTGGCGGACCGGTCATGGTAGAGGTCGATGGGCAATACATTTGTCTGCGGCGGAAAGAGGCTGCTTGCATTGGGGTGAGATAA
- the feoB gene encoding ferrous iron transport protein B, giving the protein MSSYIALFGNPNTGKTSLFNNLTGSYEYVGNWSGVTVEKKVGVLRQHGVPIVDLPGIYSLQPLSRDEGVATDFLLTEPCSAIVNIVDASQLRRNLHLTVQLLEFGKPLIVALNMVDVAEKRGVKVDAEKLSRCIGAPVVPVIARTGKGTKELVRTILSLSERSREHVAIDYGQDVETAVQEIAEQLPDDLPAAKRWLALQFLEGNERIHTYLQTYMDIAPLIAIRDEAQQTLGRPLAEHIYDARDKWIAHAIETSTVIFQQKSLTLTEKIDAVVTNKYLGLPIFLAFMYIMFMLTFDWLGSPLADLLDQFFSGPLTDWLSKLLTLAGASPFIQAIVLDGIVSGVGGVLVFVPQIFILFFFISLLEDSGYMARVAMVMDRFMEAIGLNGKAFIPMIIGFGCNVPGVMAARTIEQPKERLLTILLLPFMSCSARLPVYALFAGTFFAKNQAIVVFSLYVLGIVVALGLAKLFSSTLLKNESSIFVIELPPYRMPQLLTLWRSTWDKGKGFVRKAGTFIFGGSVAIWLLTYVGPKGIGVSMDDSFLAVIGGVIAPILAPLGFGTWQAGASLITGFLAKEIVVSTMNIIYHAKDMDLLQGAITQHFTPLSALSFMVFVLLYIPCLATVATIRKEAGSRKWTLISIGCALTIAYIISFVVYQGGRWFGLS; this is encoded by the coding sequence ATGTCATCATATATTGCGTTATTCGGCAATCCTAATACGGGAAAAACTTCATTGTTTAATAATTTAACTGGCTCCTATGAATATGTTGGGAACTGGAGCGGAGTAACGGTAGAAAAAAAGGTTGGCGTATTGCGGCAGCACGGTGTTCCAATCGTCGACCTTCCAGGAATCTATTCGCTGCAGCCACTTTCCCGCGATGAAGGGGTGGCGACCGATTTTTTACTAACGGAACCTTGTTCCGCGATTGTCAACATTGTTGATGCTTCCCAGCTGCGGCGGAATTTGCATTTAACTGTGCAGCTTCTGGAGTTTGGCAAGCCGTTGATTGTCGCGTTAAATATGGTGGACGTAGCGGAAAAGCGTGGCGTCAAAGTCGATGCGGAAAAACTGTCGCGATGCATCGGCGCTCCTGTCGTTCCGGTGATTGCCCGCACTGGAAAAGGAACGAAAGAGCTCGTTCGCACGATTTTGTCCCTGTCTGAGCGAAGTAGGGAGCATGTTGCGATCGATTACGGCCAAGATGTAGAAACGGCCGTGCAAGAAATAGCCGAGCAGCTGCCTGACGATTTGCCGGCAGCGAAACGCTGGCTTGCGCTTCAGTTTTTAGAAGGAAATGAGCGTATTCACACCTATTTGCAGACGTATATGGACATCGCTCCTCTTATAGCGATTCGGGATGAGGCGCAGCAAACGCTCGGCCGTCCTTTAGCCGAACATATTTATGACGCGCGCGACAAGTGGATTGCGCATGCCATCGAGACATCAACGGTTATATTTCAGCAAAAATCGCTTACATTAACGGAGAAAATCGATGCCGTCGTCACCAATAAATATTTGGGTTTACCGATATTTCTAGCATTTATGTATATCATGTTTATGTTAACGTTTGACTGGCTTGGGTCGCCGCTTGCTGATTTGCTGGATCAATTTTTTTCCGGTCCGTTAACGGATTGGCTGTCTAAGCTGTTGACGCTTGCAGGGGCATCGCCGTTCATTCAAGCGATCGTATTGGATGGAATCGTCTCCGGGGTTGGCGGAGTGCTTGTCTTTGTGCCGCAAATTTTCATTCTCTTCTTTTTCATTTCGTTGTTAGAAGACTCCGGATATATGGCGCGCGTCGCCATGGTCATGGATCGGTTTATGGAGGCGATTGGCTTAAACGGGAAAGCGTTTATTCCGATGATCATCGGTTTTGGCTGCAACGTTCCGGGCGTCATGGCTGCGCGAACGATTGAGCAGCCAAAAGAGCGGCTGTTGACGATTTTGTTGCTGCCGTTTATGTCATGTTCGGCTCGCCTGCCGGTATATGCGTTGTTTGCCGGTACATTTTTCGCGAAAAACCAAGCAATTGTCGTGTTTTCGCTATATGTATTAGGAATTGTTGTCGCGCTTGGTCTTGCAAAACTGTTCTCTTCTACCTTATTAAAAAATGAAAGCTCCATTTTCGTGATTGAACTGCCGCCGTATCGAATGCCGCAACTATTGACGTTGTGGCGGAGCACATGGGACAAGGGAAAAGGATTTGTGCGGAAAGCTGGTACGTTTATTTTCGGAGGATCGGTTGCGATTTGGTTATTGACGTATGTTGGGCCAAAAGGAATTGGTGTTTCCATGGATGACAGTTTTCTCGCGGTGATAGGCGGTGTGATCGCGCCGATTTTGGCGCCGCTTGGCTTTGGAACATGGCAAGCCGGCGCGTCGTTGATAACGGGATTTTTAGCAAAAGAAATCGTTGTTTCGACGATGAATATCATTTATCATGCAAAAGATATGGACTTGCTGCAAGGGGCGATCACGCAACACTTTACGCCGCTATCGGCGCTTAGCTTTATGGTGTTTGTGCTCCTTTACATCCCATGTCTAGCTACAGTGGCGACGATTCGCAAAGAAGCTGGTTCAAGAAAATGGACGTTGATTTCCATTGGTTGTGCGCTGACGATTGCGTATATCATTTCTTTCGTTGTCTATCAAGGCGGAAGATGGTTTGGACTTTCATAA
- a CDS encoding FeoB-associated Cys-rich membrane protein produces MIANILIGGVIFGYAGFMLVRHIKKSSKGKCASCSLAKNCEGSCASTYSYNQENRI; encoded by the coding sequence ATGATTGCAAATATTTTGATTGGTGGCGTTATCTTTGGCTATGCGGGCTTTATGCTTGTCCGCCATATTAAAAAAAGCTCTAAAGGGAAATGCGCAAGCTGCTCCCTTGCCAAGAATTGCGAAGGTTCATGTGCTTCGACATACTCCTATAACCAAGAAAATCGCATCTGA